The DNA sequence TCCAACATAATGAGAGGCGCAAGCTGTACCACCATTGGAGCTGTTTCATCATTAGAACACCTCACTACTTCATTTAAGGCTTCATAGGCTGCTGTTCTAAGGCGTGATTCTACAGCATCCTCTCTGTGAGTTACAGTGAGGAGAGCTTGAACGATATCTTGAAAGTATGGGGTCAATGGAGAGGATGCAGATCCAGCATCCTCATAACCTTGGgcaagaaaatagagagcaCCACACGCCTTCTCAGCAACGTTAGGTACATCTTTCATGCTTTGGATCAGCACAGTAACAATCTGTTGGCAGTTTgcgggtgtgatgattggtgtaTCCAAAGCTGTCCCGTGCAAGAACTCAAACATACGTCCAAGAGTCCATGCAGTAGTGTCCTTCACATGATTACTTGGGTCTTTCATCAGTGCAGTAAGCATGAAGTTCAAAGCCATGGTCACAAGTGGCTCAAGCTTTTCAGGGGATGGACCTTCAAGAATGGAGCCGAAGGCATAAGTGGCTGCTTCTCTCTGCCTCCAATCTGGTTTAGATATATTCTCTTGAATAAATGGCATAACCAGAGGCACAATGTCATCACCAACTGTTCGTGCAACCAATCCTAAGCATGTGCCTCCAGCCATAGCAATGTTCCAAGCCCCTTCATCTTGATCTTGATCCTCGTCTTGCTTCAGCAGTGTTTCCAATAACATAGGAACAAGAAATGAAAGAGCCTGCTTAATAAAGTAAAAGCAAGGAATATCTGAATCTGCACTAAAATCACCTCCATATTCTTCTAATATATCAATCTCTTCATCACATATTGAGCTCCAAAACTCAATAGCCTGAAGTGCAACTTGCTCCTCATCCTCCTTCACAGCCTTGGCAGTGATGTTGAATATATCTTGGATATATGGAGCCAATTTTTCATAGTACGTTGAAGAAATAGCTACCAAACACTCAAAAGCTGCTCGTCGAATCTTCACATCAGGAGAGAGAGTTGTCTCACAAACTATTCTCATGATGTAATCACGCTCCATATCATTAGAAAAGTTTGCCTGAGCAAAACCAAGGGCGTTGTACAATGCTCTTACAGCAGCAAGCCTAACATCATTGTTTTCTTCTGTAGAATTCATTCCCTGAACAACCGCAGTGAGTATCTTATTTACATGATCCTGGTCTACCACATCTGGTGAGACTTCTTCACAAATGTACCCAAGAGTCTCAAGAGTTGCCTGCCTCGTAGGAGCAGGTAGCTGATGAACATTTGATAAGAGGGATCCTATCAATTCAGGCCACTGCTTGTGAGGCAACTCTATACCAGCGACCTTTGCAATAACTTGTGATACAGTTGAACGAGCATCTACAGATGGAGATGAAAGGGTCCTCAACAACAATGCTTTAATTTGGGCTTTCAAAGTTGGGTCCAATGACAGCCATCTTTGAACCAATTCTATCTTTCTGTGTTGTTCCTTTGCATCAAGAGCATTCTTGAGAATTAGACCAGCTAGCTTCCGACTCTCAGCAGGCTTCTCATCATTTGCCAATTCCCCAGCAAGAGAATACAAGAAGCTTGGAAGATTCTGCTCCTGAAATTGTTTCAAATTCTCTTCTGCTTGTTTCCTAAGCGCTCCATCAACTGCTTGCGCATTTAAAAGAATTTGAGTAACCTCCATGGCCATCTACACCTGAAGAGTACATGTATAACCACATTAAAAGGGAGCACTAAACTGCACCTAACAGACTAGCAACAGCAATTTATCAGGCACGTGAAGATGAAGATGCTAtaataattaatagataaaacACTACTTAACCACACAAAAAGAGTTACAAAACAACGGTGAGCAAATTAATTTCCAGGGTGCACCAGATTATAACAGATTCAGATTATGTCTGGCAACAAAAGATAGGTAATTATTTAAACACATATGGCGTGTGCCAGGTGTACCACGTATGGAATACGGCTAGAACTGGGTGAAACAATCAAAACCAACTTCAGAAGAGAAACAGTAATACAAGTAGTGTCCCACTGAGAAGGGCATGTATCATTAAGTATACAACAACATCTACCAAAACgcttttttataaaaagtaatctTTAGCACACTGGACGACTGTTTCGCACATGTTCCAACAGACCGAAAAAATGCAAGGAGGAATATAAATTTGAATCCATTTTCCACATTCCCTGAGCAAAACTAATAGACCATAACTAACTCAAAAACATCCCGATTCAAATAATCGGCCAACGAACAACACAGAAGAGGGAAAAATTaggaaaatcaaaatagaactGGTTCTGATCAGAAATGGAAGCATACCTTACAAATTagtcaaataaaatacaaaaacgAAGACTGGATCACTACCACGGATCAGAGTTCGAACTAGTAATAACAGGAATAATAATGAAACAATAACAAACCAAAATAACGAAAAGCTTGTATTTAGGGATTAGAAGACAGAATGAATGAAGCGAACTCACGGCGAGTTGAGAAATGGAATCGGCTGAGGGGAAAGGAGTGAGGAACCAGTTGAACTCGGAAGAGGGGGCGCGGCGACTCTGAAACCCTAGCAGAGTGTGGGAAAAAGCAAAGACGAGAAACTGTGTTAAAATTTTGTTCTTCAATACGCCTTTTTTATATTCGTTGTACGACACTCCTGGACTGATGTTAACTAATATCCGCCGTTGATTCAAATAGGATTGATCTCAGCCCTCCTTTCCTCCTATCAACGGCTCAATTTTGAATTGCTTAATGGATCTTGATATTCCTGCCAGAACCTTAGGATTTTAATTTTGTAAGTGCGAGCGGTGTCGAGTGATGCCACGCGACGATCGGCGCGCGTGTGTTCTGCGTGGGGTTTCAAAATGAATACCATATGATATGGGCTGGAAATTTTGCATaggttgatttttttttttctacgcGCTGTGTCAATGGTGTCTGATTTTTGTAGTGACTACTGACTAGTGTGATATGGAGATTAATAATTGCTATCATAGCCATgtctttttctaaaattatttagtACCTACTGTATCATCACCGCTATTCCtcataagctttttatttttttttaattaataattaatttttaaccaCAAAAGATTCAAAGCATTAGATAAATATATCcatgaaaaaacaaaattaatagtGTACCCACAAAAACTATATTCCAATTGACGAGgctaattaaaatttaaaaaattattccaaatttttaaattatcctttttttattaaatctaatttcataatttttttttcctattCCACCACTGTACTTATCTTCAATTTGACCAGCTCAACTTCATTTTCTTCTATCAACTCATCCACCATCTTTCCCACTTTTGTCATCTCTATCTTCTACTTCAGGCAACTCCTTCGTTGTTTGATTCACCACTAACGCTACTTCCATCGACTCCAGAGCCTCCCTCCTCTTTCTATCCTCCACACCTCCATATCCTCAATAGTTTCAGCGCCACTGTTTGGGATCCATCATGGTCAATCGTAACGCCTCTTTTGCAATGTTCGAAAACAATGAtaatttactaattttaaaTGGAAGCCACATTTTTCTGTGGCAATCATTCGACCATTCCACCAATACACTTTGTTCCTTCTCAAAATCTCAGTTCCCGTAAGAATTTAAGAtctaatttttacttttttatcttttaaaataatgaaaatttaatCCTAAATTAAAATGGCAGCATACTACAATAAAATTagtgttttaaatttttctGTGAATGTTGTGTACAACCTTATTTTGACATTACAATAATGTAATTCATAGAAAGACATTATAATTATTGAATCAACTTTTTCTGGCACACggacaataaaaaaaatagactCAATAGAATTTATTAGTGATGGTGTCAAAAATGGGTGTTATGGTAGcgataaaagaaaaagaagaaagattgTGGAATTAGATGGGGTGATGGAGAATTGTTAAAAaggataatttaaaaattttaaataaatttttaggttttgtttaattttgtcaacTAAAATCTATCTTTCATAAATGCAgcattagtatttttttatgacTAGATTTGTCTACACCTAAATTTTTTGtggttaaaaattattatttactcatttttttattttcttactttGGAATAATTATCacaaatatattataatataggATTTAACTAATTAATATTCTAAGAGCACAAGTTAAAAttactattaataaaaaaattttaatattttactttaataaatgacataataaatatgttaaaaatttaaatttaatattttttataattttttaattaataattttattatgtattttaaagACGAATGTTAGCATCCtataaatagtataaa is a window from the Arachis stenosperma cultivar V10309 chromosome 3, arast.V10309.gnm1.PFL2, whole genome shotgun sequence genome containing:
- the LOC130968077 gene encoding importin subunit beta-1-like, with the translated sequence MAMEVTQILLNAQAVDGALRKQAEENLKQFQEQNLPSFLYSLAGELANDEKPAESRKLAGLILKNALDAKEQHRKIELVQRWLSLDPTLKAQIKALLLRTLSSPSVDARSTVSQVIAKVAGIELPHKQWPELIGSLLSNVHQLPAPTRQATLETLGYICEEVSPDVVDQDHVNKILTAVVQGMNSTEENNDVRLAAVRALYNALGFAQANFSNDMERDYIMRIVCETTLSPDVKIRRAAFECLVAISSTYYEKLAPYIQDIFNITAKAVKEDEEQVALQAIEFWSSICDEEIDILEEYGGDFSADSDIPCFYFIKQALSFLVPMLLETLLKQDEDQDQDEGAWNIAMAGGTCLGLVARTVGDDIVPLVMPFIQENISKPDWRQREAATYAFGSILEGPSPEKLEPLVTMALNFMLTALMKDPSNHVKDTTAWTLGRMFEFLHGTALDTPIITPANCQQIVTVLIQSMKDVPNVAEKACGALYFLAQGYEDAGSASSPLTPYFQDIVQALLTVTHREDAVESRLRTAAYEALNEVVRCSNDETAPMVVQLAPLIMLELHNTLENQKVSSDERQNELQGLLCGCLQVIIQKLGSSEPTKYHFMQYADQIMALFLRVFASRSATAHEEAMLAIGALAYATGPDFAKYMTEFYKYLEMGLQNFEDYQVCAITVGVVGDVCRALEEKILPYCDGIMTQLLKDLSSNQLHRSVKPPIFSCFGDIALAIGENFEKYLLYAMPMLQSAAELSAHTSGADDDMTEYTNSLRNGILEAYSGIFQGFKGSPKTQLLMPYAPHVLQFLDSLYMEKDMDDVVTKTAIGVLGDLADTLGSSAGPLIQQSVSSKDFLKECLSSDDHLIKESAEWAKLAISRAISF